In Candidatus Contubernalis alkalaceticus, the following proteins share a genomic window:
- a CDS encoding HNH endonuclease signature motif containing protein — protein sequence MKKVNPFYKTTAWLKFRAFILVRDNYLCQHCLRKKRLRTANIVHHKKPIELFPERALEPDNCESVCPSCHNKEHPERGGGNRKKKKSEKRLGKVRVIKAEANPNIIPPLP from the coding sequence ATGAAAAAAGTAAATCCTTTCTACAAAACCACTGCCTGGCTAAAATTCCGGGCTTTTATTTTAGTCCGGGACAATTATTTATGCCAGCACTGTCTGAGAAAAAAAAGGTTGAGAACTGCCAATATAGTCCACCACAAAAAGCCCATTGAATTATTTCCAGAGCGAGCCCTGGAACCCGACAACTGCGAAAGTGTTTGTCCTTCTTGCCACAACAAGGAGCATCCGGAGAGGGGTGGGGGAAACCGTAAGAAGAAGAAGTCGGAGAAAAGACTGGGGAAAGTAAGGGTAATTAAGGCAGAGGCCAACCCCAACATAATACCCCCCCTACCCTAA
- a CDS encoding P27 family phage terminase small subunit: MRVNPKRDITNYDARRLFRILAEELKASNQFNEKTLLLIDNMILLEQLKQDHFKDVQDRGVVELFKNGAQEMYRENKSVGSILKIVEQQRKLQAELKLTPASDKKVSKAVAQGDNFEDF, translated from the coding sequence GTGAGAGTCAATCCCAAAAGAGACATAACAAACTATGATGCAAGGAGACTGTTTCGGATCCTGGCAGAGGAGCTAAAAGCCAGCAATCAGTTCAATGAAAAGACACTCCTGCTTATCGACAACATGATTCTCCTGGAACAGCTGAAGCAGGACCACTTTAAAGACGTTCAAGACCGTGGGGTAGTCGAGCTTTTCAAAAATGGCGCCCAGGAAATGTACCGTGAAAATAAGTCAGTGGGATCCATTCTCAAAATCGTAGAGCAGCAGCGCAAGCTCCAGGCCGAACTCAAGCTCACACCGGCTTCAGACAAGAAGGTGTCTAAGGCGGTGGCTCAGGGTGACAACTTCGAAGACTTCTAA
- a CDS encoding terminase large subunit: MTTSKTSKLQTTQYAKDVVAGRLTACRKVQLACKRHLKDLARQGTKDFPYVFDEERAYRPIEFIEKFCKPSQGDFEKLDLQPWQHFIIGSLYGWIHKKTKLRRFREGLIFVARKQGKTAKVSGLSLYGASKDGERGARIYPLANAMKQARLTFDECKAMVKESPVLKKHFRALRDAIYFDKTNSKIEPQASDSEKLDGLNCHLGIFDEIHEYKNYKLINVIKNSSGARRQPLFLYITTAGYQLDGPLMDYYEKGADVLEGVIQDERSFYYMAELDEDDEVDDPSTWIKSNPNLGVTVLLEDMIEEWESRKHIPAEKNDFITKRLNIFVQSDEQSFIDLEVIKRNSDYIDPETLTGANCIGGFDLSSTEDFTSSCLEFPLEDGRVKIISHSFVPMRKVLMDNEKLPFREWEEAGLLTICPGDYVDYSYVYDWFIKMSKIYSIMLITYDPANAYRLVQDLQAYGGEEWTKVVRQGATTLSPALKDIKEMLLDGKAVFNRNKLFRWYLNNIRLVKDRNNNWLPTKQNRYRKIDGFAAWLNAHTETMKLMAAPKETGGVGFVSVKDLLGR, encoded by the coding sequence GTGACAACTTCGAAGACTTCTAAACTACAAACAACTCAATACGCAAAAGACGTGGTGGCCGGTCGCCTCACAGCCTGCCGAAAAGTGCAGTTAGCCTGTAAACGGCACCTAAAAGACTTGGCACGGCAGGGGACAAAAGATTTTCCTTATGTTTTTGACGAAGAACGGGCTTACCGCCCCATTGAGTTTATAGAAAAATTTTGCAAGCCATCCCAGGGAGACTTCGAAAAGCTAGACCTTCAGCCCTGGCAGCACTTCATAATCGGATCCCTTTACGGCTGGATCCACAAAAAAACTAAGCTCCGGAGATTCAGAGAGGGGCTTATTTTTGTGGCCAGGAAGCAGGGCAAGACAGCGAAGGTTTCCGGGTTGTCCCTCTATGGTGCATCAAAAGACGGCGAAAGAGGTGCCAGGATATACCCGCTGGCCAACGCCATGAAACAGGCTCGGCTGACCTTCGATGAATGTAAGGCCATGGTCAAGGAATCGCCGGTTCTTAAAAAACACTTTCGGGCTCTACGGGACGCCATCTATTTTGACAAAACAAATTCAAAAATAGAACCCCAGGCATCAGATTCAGAAAAGCTTGACGGCCTGAACTGCCACCTGGGGATATTCGACGAAATACATGAGTATAAGAACTACAAGCTTATCAACGTTATTAAAAACAGTTCCGGCGCGAGGAGGCAACCGCTGTTTCTCTACATCACTACTGCCGGCTACCAGCTGGACGGTCCGCTTATGGACTACTACGAAAAGGGCGCAGATGTCCTGGAAGGAGTAATCCAGGATGAGCGGTCTTTTTATTACATGGCCGAGCTGGATGAAGACGATGAGGTAGATGACCCTAGCACATGGATTAAGTCCAACCCTAATCTGGGGGTAACGGTCCTGCTGGAAGACATGATCGAGGAATGGGAAAGCCGCAAGCATATCCCAGCTGAGAAAAACGACTTCATAACCAAAAGATTAAACATTTTTGTGCAGTCTGATGAACAGAGTTTTATCGACCTTGAGGTAATAAAACGCAACAGCGATTACATTGACCCTGAGACCCTGACCGGCGCTAACTGCATCGGCGGCTTTGACCTTTCGTCAACAGAGGACTTCACTAGTTCCTGCCTGGAGTTTCCGCTGGAGGACGGCAGGGTTAAAATTATATCCCATTCCTTTGTGCCGATGCGAAAGGTTCTGATGGACAATGAAAAACTCCCTTTCCGAGAATGGGAAGAGGCAGGCCTCTTAACCATCTGCCCGGGGGATTACGTTGATTACAGTTATGTATACGATTGGTTTATTAAGATGTCCAAAATATATTCCATCATGCTAATTACATACGACCCGGCCAATGCTTACCGCCTAGTCCAGGACCTGCAAGCTTACGGTGGGGAAGAATGGACAAAGGTGGTCAGGCAGGGAGCTACAACCTTAAGCCCGGCTCTCAAAGACATAAAAGAAATGCTTCTGGATGGAAAGGCGGTATTTAATCGGAACAAACTGTTCCGATGGTATTTAAACAATATCAGACTGGTAAAGGACCGTAACAACAACTGGCTTCCCACAAAGCAGAACCGCTACCGCAAAATAGACGGTTTCGCCGCCTGGTTGAACGCTCACACTGAAACCATGAAGCTAATGGCCGCTCCCAAAGAGACTGGCGGGGTGGGCTTTGTGTCGGTCAAAGACCTTCTAGGGAGGTGA
- a CDS encoding phage portal protein encodes MKLWRRMKEKVAGYLLEKFLSQDKGSDNLFDRFRSWFEPYNIFTRKASNTLATNETIFAAVSKLSNSMASLPLKLYKDFNPAYGRNADLLINSPNPNMTGFDFIRTMETHRNTSGNGYALKDYDSKYQVRALWILDPGKVTPVIEKDSRELWYEVEGDNGAYYVHNMEMLHVKHIHATGHKGISPIDVLKNTIDFDAKVKEFSLEQLDSAVKASFILKLATQLSKDKKEETLDSFKTFYQENGGVLIQELGTEITPIDRKFLDTNVFEVEKITRTRVAVVYTMSPHMLGEADGVSFSSMEQLQLEYTQGTLVPICTQYEKEFNRKLLTDRERQQGLYFKFNVNALLRGDMKTRGEFYFKGIRSGQLTPNEARALEDRPPLPGGDKLFMSRDLSPIDERKVN; translated from the coding sequence GTGAAATTATGGCGACGCATGAAAGAAAAGGTGGCTGGTTACCTCTTAGAAAAATTTTTGAGCCAGGACAAGGGGAGCGACAATCTTTTTGACAGGTTTCGGTCTTGGTTTGAGCCCTACAACATTTTTACCCGAAAAGCCAGCAATACTCTAGCCACAAATGAGACTATTTTTGCAGCAGTATCAAAGCTGTCAAATTCAATGGCCAGCCTGCCGCTGAAGCTTTATAAGGATTTTAACCCGGCCTACGGCAGGAATGCAGACCTTTTAATAAATTCTCCTAACCCAAACATGACTGGATTTGACTTTATCCGAACCATGGAAACCCACCGGAACACAAGCGGAAATGGTTACGCCCTGAAAGACTACGACAGCAAATACCAGGTGAGGGCACTTTGGATCCTTGACCCGGGTAAAGTAACCCCGGTAATCGAAAAAGATTCCCGGGAATTATGGTATGAGGTCGAAGGCGATAACGGCGCCTATTACGTCCATAACATGGAGATGCTTCACGTAAAGCATATCCATGCTACCGGGCATAAAGGCATCAGTCCGATTGACGTGTTGAAGAACACTATTGATTTCGACGCCAAAGTGAAGGAATTCAGCCTTGAACAGCTGGACAGTGCAGTCAAGGCATCTTTTATTCTCAAACTTGCCACACAGCTGAGTAAAGATAAAAAAGAGGAAACACTAGACAGTTTTAAAACCTTCTATCAAGAAAACGGTGGAGTGCTTATTCAGGAATTAGGGACTGAAATCACTCCAATTGACCGTAAGTTTCTTGATACTAATGTTTTTGAGGTTGAAAAAATTACCCGCACCCGGGTGGCAGTGGTCTACACTATGTCACCGCATATGCTAGGGGAAGCAGATGGGGTGAGCTTCTCCAGCATGGAACAGCTGCAGCTGGAGTATACGCAGGGGACATTGGTGCCTATATGCACCCAGTATGAGAAAGAATTCAACCGAAAACTCTTGACAGACCGGGAGCGGCAACAGGGATTATATTTTAAGTTTAACGTCAATGCCCTTCTTCGCGGCGATATGAAAACCCGCGGAGAGTTTTATTTCAAAGGGATCCGCTCCGGGCAACTAACCCCGAACGAAGCAAGGGCGCTGGAAGACAGGCCGCCGTTACCAGGCGGGGATAAGCTTTTCATGAGCAGAGACCTGTCACCGATTGATGAAAGGAAGGTGAATTAG
- a CDS encoding head maturation protease, ClpP-related: MQSIPKQKKFWEFKASADDVGELYIYGDIVSWKWDDEDTTANSFKDDLKALGEIKTLNLYINSLGGSVFQAQAIYSILKRHSAQKNVYVDGVAASAASMIAMAGDKVSMPANAMMMIHWPWTFAYGNAKEFRKMADDLDKIGQSTVAAYMAKLDGKTAEEKLSELLDDETWLTAQECFDYGFCDELLEEKKIAASVSTELFAHYKNVPEEIKEILEKVNDHDKGECRLDKDRREKLVKECRQDDETINLILGVI; the protein is encoded by the coding sequence GTGCAATCGATTCCAAAACAAAAGAAATTTTGGGAATTTAAAGCCTCCGCAGATGATGTCGGAGAGCTTTATATTTACGGCGATATTGTTTCGTGGAAATGGGATGACGAAGACACGACCGCAAACAGTTTCAAGGATGACCTGAAGGCTCTTGGGGAGATAAAAACCCTGAACCTATACATCAATTCCCTGGGCGGCTCAGTATTCCAGGCCCAGGCGATATATTCCATCTTAAAAAGGCACTCAGCACAAAAAAACGTGTATGTGGATGGTGTTGCTGCTTCAGCCGCTTCAATGATAGCCATGGCCGGGGATAAAGTCTCTATGCCTGCCAATGCCATGATGATGATTCATTGGCCATGGACCTTTGCTTATGGGAATGCCAAGGAATTTCGCAAGATGGCTGACGATCTGGACAAGATTGGCCAGAGCACCGTAGCAGCCTATATGGCCAAGCTGGATGGGAAAACCGCAGAAGAAAAATTATCGGAGCTACTGGATGATGAAACCTGGCTTACAGCCCAGGAATGCTTTGACTATGGTTTCTGTGATGAGCTGTTGGAAGAAAAAAAAATAGCGGCTTCCGTCAGCACAGAGCTGTTCGCACATTACAAAAATGTGCCAGAAGAGATTAAAGAGATTCTTGAAAAAGTTAACGACCACGATAAGGGGGAATGTCGATTAGACAAGGACCGGAGAGAAAAACTGGTTAAAGAATGCAGGCAAGATGATGAAACAATAAATCTTATATTAGGAGTGATTTAA
- a CDS encoding phage major capsid protein codes for MATLYELKMSLATVGAELKEVNNELMRKAGDPNASLEDVDALEKKKAQLQKRFDIIKSEHDFMEEEQKKQFHDKIRKNGIEGAKNDEERLIAAKAEFIRAKVLGKEISPEAQEILATTTPLRALPAGGGTGGENFLPTTLSNEVIHEPFVKNPLRGKIGMSAIKGLELPKIAFELDDCDFITDAGTAEEIETTGDKVEFGKFKFKVKVRLSDTVLHGSDVELVQYVENALRSGLAAKERKVSFAHGAVTDPVTSPRPVVAAEKHMTFYEVDAQSASVIKEVTGEDMFEAITNAIAALHEDFRENAQVCMRYSDYVTMIKALSNGAVDLYGKQPEEVIGKPVFFSDAAAIYDTDGIYGRPIVGDFNYMHLNYDPSTIYDSDKDVDKGEYIWVLTAWLDQRKKLASAFRIAKVVESL; via the coding sequence GTGGCAACTCTATATGAACTGAAAATGAGTCTGGCTACTGTTGGGGCCGAGCTTAAAGAGGTAAACAACGAACTTATGAGGAAGGCCGGCGATCCTAATGCCAGCCTGGAAGATGTAGATGCCCTGGAGAAGAAAAAGGCGCAGCTGCAGAAACGCTTCGATATTATCAAGAGTGAGCATGACTTCATGGAAGAAGAGCAAAAGAAGCAGTTTCACGACAAGATAAGGAAAAACGGCATTGAGGGTGCCAAAAATGATGAAGAGCGACTGATTGCCGCCAAGGCTGAGTTTATCCGGGCAAAGGTGCTAGGGAAAGAGATTTCTCCCGAGGCGCAAGAAATCCTGGCCACCACAACTCCCCTACGGGCACTGCCTGCCGGTGGCGGTACCGGTGGAGAAAATTTCTTACCGACCACCCTGTCTAACGAAGTTATCCATGAGCCTTTTGTAAAGAATCCGCTTCGCGGAAAAATCGGAATGTCTGCAATTAAAGGCCTGGAGCTGCCTAAAATAGCTTTTGAGCTTGATGATTGCGACTTCATCACTGACGCAGGCACTGCGGAAGAAATCGAGACAACTGGTGACAAGGTTGAATTTGGTAAGTTCAAGTTCAAGGTGAAAGTTCGACTTTCCGACACAGTGCTTCACGGTTCCGATGTTGAGCTGGTGCAGTATGTCGAGAATGCTCTGCGCTCCGGCCTAGCCGCGAAAGAGCGGAAAGTATCCTTTGCTCATGGGGCTGTGACTGACCCCGTGACCTCGCCTCGCCCCGTAGTAGCAGCAGAAAAGCACATGACATTCTATGAAGTTGACGCACAAAGCGCCTCCGTTATCAAAGAGGTCACCGGCGAAGACATGTTTGAAGCCATCACCAACGCCATCGCTGCTCTGCATGAGGACTTCCGGGAGAATGCTCAGGTATGCATGCGTTACTCCGATTACGTGACCATGATAAAAGCCCTAAGTAATGGTGCCGTTGACCTGTACGGGAAGCAGCCCGAAGAAGTAATCGGCAAGCCCGTATTCTTCTCTGATGCCGCTGCCATCTACGATACTGACGGAATTTACGGCCGGCCCATTGTAGGCGATTTCAATTACATGCACTTAAACTACGATCCTTCCACCATCTACGATTCTGATAAGGACGTGGACAAGGGGGAATACATTTGGGTGCTGACCGCATGGCTGGATCAGAGGAAAAAACTCGCATCTGCCTTCCGCATTGCCAAAGTCGTAGAAAGCCTATAA
- a CDS encoding head-tail adaptor protein, whose protein sequence is MAFFRDAVYLVKTTHDHNEDDDLVITPQERLVPANQKSVRQTEFYQAAASGLRPEIAFEIRSSEYEGEKTVKYPAAEEGEEYTVYRSYDRGNGFLELICTGPGNRPGTRRGP, encoded by the coding sequence ATGGCATTTTTTAGGGATGCTGTTTACCTGGTTAAAACTACCCATGACCACAATGAGGATGATGATCTTGTTATTACTCCCCAGGAGCGCCTTGTTCCGGCAAACCAAAAAAGCGTGCGCCAGACAGAGTTTTACCAAGCAGCCGCATCCGGATTGCGTCCCGAAATCGCGTTTGAAATACGTTCATCGGAATACGAGGGAGAGAAGACCGTCAAATACCCTGCTGCAGAAGAAGGCGAGGAATATACCGTCTACCGTTCCTATGATAGAGGGAACGGGTTCTTAGAACTAATTTGCACCGGCCCAGGCAACCGGCCTGGGACAAGGAGGGGGCCATAA
- a CDS encoding HK97-gp10 family putative phage morphogenesis protein, producing the protein MGGGRIELHGVDELLADIRKHLGEGSVRLEREGLKKGSEIIADEMRSRAPRSRSPRQPTSGSQSWRTGKHAADNIKLSRVIRKDGQKYILTGIQPGDSSKYFYLKFFEFGSSKIEARPWCEPAFHAKKGQALTVLIEEFRKGLGR; encoded by the coding sequence ATGGGAGGCGGAAGGATAGAACTCCATGGAGTAGATGAACTACTGGCGGATATCCGGAAGCACTTAGGTGAAGGATCTGTAAGGCTTGAAAGAGAGGGATTGAAAAAGGGCAGTGAAATTATTGCTGATGAGATGAGGTCCCGGGCACCTCGAAGCAGGTCACCCAGGCAGCCTACATCGGGAAGCCAGAGCTGGCGGACCGGAAAGCACGCAGCTGACAACATTAAGCTGAGCCGTGTTATCCGGAAGGATGGGCAAAAATATATCTTAACGGGAATTCAGCCGGGAGATAGCTCTAAATACTTTTACTTAAAGTTTTTTGAATTCGGCTCATCAAAGATTGAAGCAAGGCCATGGTGTGAGCCGGCGTTCCATGCAAAAAAGGGACAGGCACTGACTGTCTTAATTGAGGAATTCCGGAAGGGGTTGGGTAGGTGA
- the gp17 gene encoding tail completion protein gp17, protein MRDTKEEVRKQLLQNADLIDLLGGKRVYKRPAPDGDEFPRVTLFEIDRNNGDYADDEPMSDESVLQVDEWNQEDTQAIFEEIDKTMKENGWRRSGKQEFYEQDTGIHHKALRYRQKF, encoded by the coding sequence GTGAGAGACACAAAAGAAGAAGTCCGCAAGCAGTTACTGCAGAACGCTGACCTCATTGACCTTCTCGGGGGCAAGCGGGTTTATAAGCGACCCGCTCCGGATGGGGATGAATTTCCCCGGGTAACCCTTTTTGAAATTGATAGAAATAACGGTGACTATGCAGACGATGAGCCTATGTCGGATGAGTCAGTTCTGCAGGTGGACGAATGGAACCAGGAAGACACTCAGGCGATATTTGAGGAAATTGACAAGACCATGAAGGAGAACGGTTGGCGCCGATCCGGAAAGCAGGAGTTCTATGAACAGGACACCGGGATTCACCACAAAGCCCTCAGATATCGTCAAAAATTTTAA
- a CDS encoding major tail protein: protein MKSIPIGLKDFHYAVMDDVEAESYEAPAHIPGSITANVSPTTNSSTLYADDIAYDMATSLGDIALSLNLADIPTADLAALLGHAIDANGVLIRSKEDEAPYVAIGYKRKMANHKYRYVWLLKGKFRLEEQNANTKTEQASYQTTTINATFLPRETDGDWQSVVNEGDPGVSQAVLDDWFDAVYLKDADEVPPTVVTVVPANLANNVEVGTQVTWTFSEPIRTNTINSGNFMLLDSSMEQVAGALDYNSAATVVTLTPAGDLGNDETYTTIVTTGVKDVAGNSLEAPKITTFITELGT from the coding sequence ATGAAGAGCATCCCAATAGGCTTAAAAGATTTTCATTATGCCGTGATGGATGATGTGGAAGCAGAATCGTATGAGGCTCCGGCCCATATTCCAGGCAGCATAACAGCAAATGTTTCCCCTACAACAAACAGCAGCACGCTATATGCGGACGATATAGCCTATGACATGGCTACATCGCTGGGAGACATAGCGCTTTCGCTTAACCTCGCTGACATTCCGACTGCGGACTTAGCTGCGTTGCTGGGGCATGCCATTGATGCGAACGGGGTGCTTATCCGAAGCAAAGAGGATGAGGCGCCCTATGTAGCGATAGGGTACAAACGAAAGATGGCAAACCACAAATATCGATATGTCTGGTTACTGAAAGGTAAATTTAGGCTGGAAGAGCAAAATGCAAACACAAAAACAGAGCAAGCATCATATCAGACCACGACAATTAACGCAACCTTTTTACCACGGGAAACAGATGGAGATTGGCAATCAGTAGTCAACGAAGGAGATCCCGGGGTGTCGCAAGCAGTTCTTGACGACTGGTTCGATGCGGTTTATTTGAAAGATGCTGATGAAGTGCCGCCGACTGTTGTAACTGTTGTTCCTGCGAATTTAGCCAATAATGTTGAAGTAGGCACCCAGGTAACCTGGACATTCAGTGAGCCTATCAGGACCAACACAATTAACTCTGGTAATTTTATGCTTCTGGATTCTAGCATGGAGCAAGTGGCCGGTGCACTGGACTATAATTCTGCCGCAACCGTTGTTACCCTTACCCCAGCAGGCGATCTCGGAAACGATGAAACCTATACCACCATTGTTACCACCGGCGTGAAGGACGTAGCCGGCAATTCCCTGGAAGCACCCAAGATTACCACATTTATTACTGAATTAGGAACTTAG
- a CDS encoding IS110 family RNA-guided transposase has translation MTIPLFVGIDVSSKENVVCCLTDEEEKRALCRFTVLNNRPGIMELQKRINQLVDKHSFDEIRFGLEHTGCYSTHAAIYLHRHLDFGCSNVKVYMFNPSLIKEYKKSHFLSPPKNDRVDAWYIAAKVRSGHLPHPFTWSEPMMALQRLTRTRYHLMKALVRESNFLMTNLYLKCSDYTLVFENKLSATSLAVMEEFESSETLAEISVDQLVEFLIQHGKNRFDDPQSVAKELQKAARSSYRLSKAMADSVNLAMASSIRVIRTIQEQIKSIKKAIEDHLKTIPQTLDSVPGIGPIFSSGILAEIGDIHQFASHKQLAKHAGIAWTENQSGNFTASQTRLIHSGNRYLRYYLMEAANSVRVHDPVFAEYYAKKKAEPKQFAHKRALALTARKLVRLVFHLLKTNQLYQPRGGNQQEIL, from the coding sequence ATGACTATACCTTTGTTTGTCGGTATTGATGTAAGCAGCAAGGAAAATGTAGTATGCTGTTTAACCGATGAAGAAGAGAAACGAGCTTTATGCCGCTTTACTGTTCTAAATAACCGACCCGGTATCATGGAGCTGCAGAAACGGATTAATCAGCTGGTAGATAAGCATAGTTTTGATGAAATTCGTTTTGGACTGGAACATACCGGCTGCTACTCGACTCACGCCGCCATATACTTACATCGGCATTTAGATTTTGGGTGCTCTAATGTTAAAGTCTATATGTTTAACCCGAGCCTAATTAAGGAGTATAAAAAGTCTCATTTCCTTTCCCCCCCTAAAAATGACCGGGTGGATGCCTGGTATATTGCCGCCAAGGTTCGGTCCGGCCACTTACCTCATCCCTTCACCTGGAGTGAACCGATGATGGCACTGCAGCGGCTGACCCGGACCAGGTACCATCTCATGAAGGCACTGGTAAGAGAAAGTAATTTCCTTATGACCAACCTGTATTTAAAATGCAGCGATTACACGCTTGTTTTTGAAAACAAGCTGTCGGCAACTTCTTTGGCCGTCATGGAGGAGTTTGAATCCTCAGAAACTTTAGCAGAAATCTCTGTGGACCAGCTGGTGGAATTTTTAATCCAGCATGGTAAAAATCGATTTGATGATCCTCAATCTGTGGCTAAGGAATTACAGAAAGCAGCTCGTTCTTCTTACCGATTATCTAAGGCTATGGCTGATTCTGTTAACCTGGCTATGGCCTCCAGTATTCGGGTCATTCGGACAATTCAGGAACAGATTAAGTCTATAAAAAAGGCTATCGAAGACCATTTAAAAACGATTCCTCAAACTCTAGATTCTGTCCCGGGGATCGGTCCTATCTTTTCTTCTGGTATCTTGGCTGAAATTGGTGACATCCACCAGTTTGCCAGCCATAAGCAGTTGGCTAAGCATGCTGGCATTGCCTGGACTGAGAATCAATCGGGAAACTTTACGGCCAGCCAAACACGGCTAATTCACTCTGGTAACCGCTATTTGCGATATTACTTAATGGAGGCGGCTAACAGTGTTCGGGTGCACGACCCTGTTTTTGCAGAGTATTATGCCAAGAAAAAGGCAGAGCCGAAACAGTTCGCCCATAAACGGGCCCTTGCTCTTACAGCACGTAAACTGGTACGGTTGGTCTTTCATCTGCTAAAGACGAACCAACTCTACCAACCGAGAGGAGGAAACCAACAAGAAATATTATAA
- the gpG gene encoding phage tail assembly chaperone G codes for MEITLRVDNEEKTFIQPFVSARILRRTFEYDKKFQELLEAGAENFENYDRIKDLELAAEYVSEVFNNQFTAEQFLDGVESYKAVPEYTRIKRLVQTGREEAFGVTKTDNEEGKPDPNV; via the coding sequence ATGGAAATAACGCTACGTGTTGACAACGAAGAGAAAACCTTTATCCAGCCCTTTGTGTCCGCTCGGATCTTACGCAGGACATTTGAATACGATAAAAAATTTCAAGAACTACTGGAAGCCGGGGCAGAGAATTTTGAGAACTACGATCGCATCAAAGACCTTGAGCTTGCAGCGGAGTATGTCTCAGAAGTTTTTAATAATCAGTTTACGGCTGAACAATTTCTTGACGGTGTTGAATCTTATAAAGCTGTGCCGGAATATACCCGGATTAAAAGATTGGTTCAAACCGGCAGAGAAGAGGCTTTTGGAGTGACCAAAACTGACAATGAGGAAGGTAAGCCTGACCCAAACGTATAG